The Malus domestica chromosome 10, GDT2T_hap1 genome contains a region encoding:
- the LOC103443942 gene encoding uncharacterized protein produces MEYSQSSKVLADDEEELMEKRSYHIFPCHFLEEAVRAFFKCLGIETKSQEDNENPKRATPASTPEQNDADPSLPTTDEDPPSSSATTGTTDEVAADTRTNLSARARPGLSVGGGGRINSSNN; encoded by the exons ATGGAGTACTCACAGTCAAGCAAAGTATTAGCTGATGATGAGGAGGAGTTGATGGAGAAGAGAAGTTACCATATATTTCCATGCCACTTCCTTGAAGAAGCAGTCAGGGCTTTCTTCAAGTGTTTGGGTATTGAGACTAAATCTCAGGAGGACAACGAAAACCCCAAGAGAGCTACTCCTGCTTCAACCCCAGAACAGAATGATGCAGATCCATCACTTCCGACGACGGACGAAGATCCTCCATCTTCATCAGCTACAACAGGAACCACA GACGAAGTTGCTGCAGATACAAGGACAAATTTGAGCGCTCGTGCAAGACCAGGACTAAGCGTAGGGGGAGGTGGGAGAATTAATTCATCAAACAATTAA